One segment of Osmerus mordax isolate fOsmMor3 chromosome 28, fOsmMor3.pri, whole genome shotgun sequence DNA contains the following:
- the LOC136938089 gene encoding arylsulfatase K-like isoform X2: protein MYALCLAFIFLVQRIECFYLNRSGYPKPNIVMVMSDAFDGRLTVDPGNRVVQLPYINFMRELGATFLNAYTNSPICCPSRAAMWSGRFVHLTQSWNNYKCLDPNATTWMDVLRQNGFHTQMMGKLDYTSGGHSVSNRVEAWTRDVPFLLRQEGRPVTDLVGNISTDRVMIKDWETVDKATQWIRHSAASLSQPFALYVGLNLPHPYQTQSLGPTAGGSTFRTSPYWLQKVMYDLISLPKWLPLSVMHPVDYYSTYTKNCTGNFTTEEVRSIRAFYYAMCAETDAMLGQVMSALRDSGLQESTVLMFTADHGELAMEHRQFYKMSMLEGSSHVPLLVMGPGVKSGQQLSLPVSLVDLYPTLLAGIPAPGGLSGHSLVPLVTRSGGLPGPSPPGWVLSEYHGCNANASTYMLRLGRWKYMAYADGLSVPPQLFDLTLDKEELHNVASKFPDVCRQLDKLLLSIVDYPKVSESVHVYNKQQFAVWRKTLGGNYTQVIANLRWHADWQKDVINNERAIDEWLMDS from the exons ATGTATGCATTATGTTtagcttttatttttttggtTCAAAGAATTGAATGTTTTTACCTAAACCGTTCTGGCTACCCGAAACCTAACATTGTGATGGTGATGTCGGATGCTTTT GATGGCCGACTGACTGTGGACCCTGGGAATAGGGTGGTTCAGCTACCATACATAAACTTCATGAGAGAGCTGGGTGCTACCTTCCTCAATGCCTACACCAACTCTCCAATCTGCTGCCCCTCCCGTGCAG CTATGTGGAGTGGCCGTTTTGTTCACCTGACCCAGTCATGGAATAACTATAAGTGCCTGGATCCCAATGCTACCACATGGATGGACGTTCTGCGGCAGAACGGTTTTCACACCCAGATGATGGGTAAACTGGACTACACGTCAGGAGGTCACTCAGTCAG TAATCGTGTGGAGGCATGGACACGGGATGTCCCATTCCTTCTGCGTCAGGAAGGAAGGCCAGTCACCGACCTGGTGGGAAACATCTCCACTGACAGGGTTATGATTAAGGACTGGGAGACTGTAGACAAGGCCACCCAGTGGATCCGCCAcagtgctgcctctctctcccagccctttGCCCTTTACGTGGGCCTCAATCTGCCCCACCCCTACCAAACACAGTCCCTGGGACCCACTGCTGGGGGATCCACCTTTCGCACCTCCCCTTACTGGCTTCAGAAG GTGATGTATGACCTTATTTCGCTTCCAAAATGGCTGCCCTTGTCCGTCATGCATCCTGTTGACTACTACTCCACCTACACTAAGAACTGCACTGGTAACTTCACAACAGAGGAAGTCAGAAGCATACGAGCCTTCTATTATGCCATGTGCGCTGAAACGGATGCCATGCTAG GTCAGGTGATGTCAGCCCTTCGGGACTCAGGACTGCAGGAAAGCACTGTACTGATGTTCACAGCCGACCATGGAGAACTGGCCATGGAGCACCGGCAGTTCTACAAGATGTCCATGCTGGAGGGCAGCTCCCACGTTCCCCTGCTGGTCATGGGTCCAGGGGTGAAGTCTGGCCAGCAGCTCAGCCTGCCTGTATCCCTGGTGGATCTTTACCCCACCCTGTTAG CTGGCATCCCTGCTCCAGGTGGTCTGAGTGGTCACTCCCTCGTTCCCCTGGTGACTAGGTCAGGTGGGCTGCCTGGGCCTAGCCCTCCAGGCTGGGTACTGAGTGAGTACCATGGCTGCAATGCCAACGCCTCCACCTACATGCTGAGGTTAGGCCGTTGGAAATACATGGCCTATGCTGACGGCCTGAGTGTCCCTCCACAGCTGTTTG ACCTAACTCTGGACAAGGAGGAACTTCACAACGTGGCGTCCAAGTTCCCAGATGTGTGTCGTCAACTGGATAAGCTTCTGCTTTCCATAGTGGACTATCCCAAGGTTTCTGAATCTGTCCATGTCTACAACAAGCAACAGTTTGCTGTCTGGCGCAAGACTCTTGGGGGAAATTATACGCAGGTCATCGCTAACTTGAGGTGGCATGCGGACTGGCAAAAGGACGTTATAAACAATGAGAGAGCCATTGATGAGTGGCTCATGGACTCGTAG
- the LOC136938089 gene encoding arylsulfatase K-like isoform X1, whose protein sequence is MYALCLAFIFLVQRIECFYLNRSGYPKPNIVMVMSDAFDGRLTVDPGNRVVQLPYINFMRELGATFLNAYTNSPICCPSRAAMWSGRFVHLTQSWNNYKCLDPNATTWMDVLRQNGFHTQMMGKLDYTSGGHSVSNRVEAWTRDVPFLLRQEGRPVTDLVGNISTDRVMIKDWETVDKATQWIRHSAASLSQPFALYVGLNLPHPYQTQSLGPTAGGSTFRTSPYWLQKVMYDLISLPKWLPLSVMHPVDYYSTYTKNCTGNFTTEEVRSIRAFYYAMCAETDAMLGQVMSALRDSGLQESTVLMFTADHGELAMEHRQFYKMSMLEGSSHVPLLVMGPGVKSGQQLSLPVSLVDLYPTLLEIAGIPAPGGLSGHSLVPLVTRSGGLPGPSPPGWVLSEYHGCNANASTYMLRLGRWKYMAYADGLSVPPQLFDLTLDKEELHNVASKFPDVCRQLDKLLLSIVDYPKVSESVHVYNKQQFAVWRKTLGGNYTQVIANLRWHADWQKDVINNERAIDEWLMDS, encoded by the exons ATGTATGCATTATGTTtagcttttatttttttggtTCAAAGAATTGAATGTTTTTACCTAAACCGTTCTGGCTACCCGAAACCTAACATTGTGATGGTGATGTCGGATGCTTTT GATGGCCGACTGACTGTGGACCCTGGGAATAGGGTGGTTCAGCTACCATACATAAACTTCATGAGAGAGCTGGGTGCTACCTTCCTCAATGCCTACACCAACTCTCCAATCTGCTGCCCCTCCCGTGCAG CTATGTGGAGTGGCCGTTTTGTTCACCTGACCCAGTCATGGAATAACTATAAGTGCCTGGATCCCAATGCTACCACATGGATGGACGTTCTGCGGCAGAACGGTTTTCACACCCAGATGATGGGTAAACTGGACTACACGTCAGGAGGTCACTCAGTCAG TAATCGTGTGGAGGCATGGACACGGGATGTCCCATTCCTTCTGCGTCAGGAAGGAAGGCCAGTCACCGACCTGGTGGGAAACATCTCCACTGACAGGGTTATGATTAAGGACTGGGAGACTGTAGACAAGGCCACCCAGTGGATCCGCCAcagtgctgcctctctctcccagccctttGCCCTTTACGTGGGCCTCAATCTGCCCCACCCCTACCAAACACAGTCCCTGGGACCCACTGCTGGGGGATCCACCTTTCGCACCTCCCCTTACTGGCTTCAGAAG GTGATGTATGACCTTATTTCGCTTCCAAAATGGCTGCCCTTGTCCGTCATGCATCCTGTTGACTACTACTCCACCTACACTAAGAACTGCACTGGTAACTTCACAACAGAGGAAGTCAGAAGCATACGAGCCTTCTATTATGCCATGTGCGCTGAAACGGATGCCATGCTAG GTCAGGTGATGTCAGCCCTTCGGGACTCAGGACTGCAGGAAAGCACTGTACTGATGTTCACAGCCGACCATGGAGAACTGGCCATGGAGCACCGGCAGTTCTACAAGATGTCCATGCTGGAGGGCAGCTCCCACGTTCCCCTGCTGGTCATGGGTCCAGGGGTGAAGTCTGGCCAGCAGCTCAGCCTGCCTGTATCCCTGGTGGATCTTTACCCCACCCTGTTAG AGATAGCTGGCATCCCTGCTCCAGGTGGTCTGAGTGGTCACTCCCTCGTTCCCCTGGTGACTAGGTCAGGTGGGCTGCCTGGGCCTAGCCCTCCAGGCTGGGTACTGAGTGAGTACCATGGCTGCAATGCCAACGCCTCCACCTACATGCTGAGGTTAGGCCGTTGGAAATACATGGCCTATGCTGACGGCCTGAGTGTCCCTCCACAGCTGTTTG ACCTAACTCTGGACAAGGAGGAACTTCACAACGTGGCGTCCAAGTTCCCAGATGTGTGTCGTCAACTGGATAAGCTTCTGCTTTCCATAGTGGACTATCCCAAGGTTTCTGAATCTGTCCATGTCTACAACAAGCAACAGTTTGCTGTCTGGCGCAAGACTCTTGGGGGAAATTATACGCAGGTCATCGCTAACTTGAGGTGGCATGCGGACTGGCAAAAGGACGTTATAAACAATGAGAGAGCCATTGATGAGTGGCTCATGGACTCGTAG
- the LOC136938089 gene encoding arylsulfatase K-like isoform X3: MWSGRFVHLTQSWNNYKCLDPNATTWMDVLRQNGFHTQMMGKLDYTSGGHSVSNRVEAWTRDVPFLLRQEGRPVTDLVGNISTDRVMIKDWETVDKATQWIRHSAASLSQPFALYVGLNLPHPYQTQSLGPTAGGSTFRTSPYWLQKVMYDLISLPKWLPLSVMHPVDYYSTYTKNCTGNFTTEEVRSIRAFYYAMCAETDAMLGQVMSALRDSGLQESTVLMFTADHGELAMEHRQFYKMSMLEGSSHVPLLVMGPGVKSGQQLSLPVSLVDLYPTLLEIAGIPAPGGLSGHSLVPLVTRSGGLPGPSPPGWVLSEYHGCNANASTYMLRLGRWKYMAYADGLSVPPQLFDLTLDKEELHNVASKFPDVCRQLDKLLLSIVDYPKVSESVHVYNKQQFAVWRKTLGGNYTQVIANLRWHADWQKDVINNERAIDEWLMDS, encoded by the exons ATGTGGAGTGGCCGTTTTGTTCACCTGACCCAGTCATGGAATAACTATAAGTGCCTGGATCCCAATGCTACCACATGGATGGACGTTCTGCGGCAGAACGGTTTTCACACCCAGATGATGGGTAAACTGGACTACACGTCAGGAGGTCACTCAGTCAG TAATCGTGTGGAGGCATGGACACGGGATGTCCCATTCCTTCTGCGTCAGGAAGGAAGGCCAGTCACCGACCTGGTGGGAAACATCTCCACTGACAGGGTTATGATTAAGGACTGGGAGACTGTAGACAAGGCCACCCAGTGGATCCGCCAcagtgctgcctctctctcccagccctttGCCCTTTACGTGGGCCTCAATCTGCCCCACCCCTACCAAACACAGTCCCTGGGACCCACTGCTGGGGGATCCACCTTTCGCACCTCCCCTTACTGGCTTCAGAAG GTGATGTATGACCTTATTTCGCTTCCAAAATGGCTGCCCTTGTCCGTCATGCATCCTGTTGACTACTACTCCACCTACACTAAGAACTGCACTGGTAACTTCACAACAGAGGAAGTCAGAAGCATACGAGCCTTCTATTATGCCATGTGCGCTGAAACGGATGCCATGCTAG GTCAGGTGATGTCAGCCCTTCGGGACTCAGGACTGCAGGAAAGCACTGTACTGATGTTCACAGCCGACCATGGAGAACTGGCCATGGAGCACCGGCAGTTCTACAAGATGTCCATGCTGGAGGGCAGCTCCCACGTTCCCCTGCTGGTCATGGGTCCAGGGGTGAAGTCTGGCCAGCAGCTCAGCCTGCCTGTATCCCTGGTGGATCTTTACCCCACCCTGTTAG AGATAGCTGGCATCCCTGCTCCAGGTGGTCTGAGTGGTCACTCCCTCGTTCCCCTGGTGACTAGGTCAGGTGGGCTGCCTGGGCCTAGCCCTCCAGGCTGGGTACTGAGTGAGTACCATGGCTGCAATGCCAACGCCTCCACCTACATGCTGAGGTTAGGCCGTTGGAAATACATGGCCTATGCTGACGGCCTGAGTGTCCCTCCACAGCTGTTTG ACCTAACTCTGGACAAGGAGGAACTTCACAACGTGGCGTCCAAGTTCCCAGATGTGTGTCGTCAACTGGATAAGCTTCTGCTTTCCATAGTGGACTATCCCAAGGTTTCTGAATCTGTCCATGTCTACAACAAGCAACAGTTTGCTGTCTGGCGCAAGACTCTTGGGGGAAATTATACGCAGGTCATCGCTAACTTGAGGTGGCATGCGGACTGGCAAAAGGACGTTATAAACAATGAGAGAGCCATTGATGAGTGGCTCATGGACTCGTAG
- the arrdc3a gene encoding arrestin domain-containing protein 3a produces the protein MVLGKVKSFIVSYDCLNDSNVPVFSSGDSVSGRVIIEVTGEIRVKSLKIHAKGFAKVRWTESRNAGSNTAYTQNYTEEVEYLNHRDILIGHERDDDNSEEGLTTIHSGRHEYAFSLELPQTPLATSFEGKHGSVRYWVKAELHRPWLLPMKTKKEFTVFEHIDINTPLLLSPQAGTKDKTLCCWFCTSGPISLSAKIERKGYTPGESIQIFAEIENCSSRMVVPKAAIYQTQTFYAKGKMKEVKQLVANLRGESLSSGKTETWSGKMLKIPPVSPSILDCSIIRVEYSLMVYVDIPGAMNLSLNLPLVIGTIPLHPFGSRTSSVSSQCSMTMSWLGMALPERPEAPPSYAEIATEGQRRNSREVSSSRDEYEGPLFAYIQEFRFQPPPLYSEIDPNPDHISRTEERRADTCPSR, from the exons ATGGTGCTTGGAAAGGTGAAGAGCTTCATTGTAAGCTATGACTGTCTTAATGACAGCAATGTCCCCGTTTTCTCAAGCGGGGACTCCGTCTCAGGGAGAGTTATCATCGAAGTCACCGGAGAAATCCGTGTGAAATCTCTGAAAATCCACGCGAAAGGATTTGCAAAAGTTCGTTGGACTGAATCACGAAATGCTGGATCCAACACTGCCTATACGCAAAATTACACAGAAGAAGTGGAATATCTAAATCACAGAGACATCCTAATTGGGCACGAAAGAG ATGACGACAACTCGGAAGAAGGACTCACCACTATCCATTCAGGAAGACACGAGTATGCATTCAGCCTTGAGCTTCCACAGAC ACCTTTGGCTACCTCTTTTGAAGGGAAACATGGTAGTGTGCGTTACTGGGTTAAGGCAGAGCTACACAGACCATGGCTCCTGCCTATGAAGACCAAGAAGGAATTCACCGTCTTCGAACACATCGACATCAACACTCCCCTACTTCTG TCACCACAGGCTGGCACGAAAGACAAGACTCTATGCTGCTGGTTCTGCACCTCAGGTCCAATCTCCTTAAGTGCCAAAATTGAAAGGAAAGGATACACCCCAG GAGAGTCGATCCAGATCTTCGCGGAGATCGAGAACTGCTCTTCCCGCATGGTGGTGCCGAAGGCGGCCATCTACCAGACCCAGACCTTCTACGCCAAAGGGAAGATGAAGGAGGTCAAGCAGCTGGTGGCCAACCTCCGCGGCGAATCGCTGTCCTCGGGCAAGACGGAGACGTGGAGTGGCAAGATGCTGAAGATCCCGCCCGTGTCGCCCTCCATCCTGGACTGCAGCATCATCAGGGTGGAATACTCCCTCATG gTGTATGTGGACATCCCCGGGGCCATGAACCTGTCCCTCAACCTACCCCTGGTCATCGGCACAATCCCCCTGCACCCCTTTGGCAGCCGCACGTCCAGCGTCAGCTCCCAGTGTAGCATGACCATGAGCTGGCTGGGCATGGCCTTGCCTGAGAGACCTGAAG CTCCGCCCAGCTATGCAGAGATCGCCACTGAGGGGCAGAGACGGAACAGCCGGGAGGTCTCCTCATCCAGGGACGAATATGAGGGACCCCTCTTTGCCTACATCCAGGAGTTCCgcttccagcctcctcctctctactccgaG aTTGatcccaaccctgaccacatcAGCCGGACAGAGGAGCGCAGGGCCGACACCTGCCCCTCGCGCTGA